The following proteins are encoded in a genomic region of Candidatus Binataceae bacterium:
- a CDS encoding LLM class flavin-dependent oxidoreductase has protein sequence MIAIRPNRMRCGIFLAPFHPVDEDPTLALRRDIELIEHLDHIGFDEAWIGEHHSAGYEIIASPELMIAAAAERTQRIRLGTGVISLPYHHPLMVANRAIQLDHMTRGRAMFGVGPGLLPSDAEMLGVPVPKQRDRMSESLDVILRLIAGEVVTEQTEWYTLKEARCQVLPYTRPRPDFAVASTFTPSGGKLAGRHGLGMLCVAASQQAGYDVLGTNWQVACEIARENGREMDRSVLRLVAPMHLAESREQAMRDIKFGLHKWVHYFASINPTASGDDLGAKDPAEAMVESGRAVIGTPDDACAMIEGLEKQSGGFGCILLLAHNWANFDATKRSYELFARHVLPRFNESNIARAASLQWFTDHNQELIGKAISAATETVQKHFAEQAAKQQLKH, from the coding sequence ATGATTGCCATACGACCAAACCGCATGCGCTGCGGCATCTTCCTGGCGCCCTTTCACCCAGTGGACGAGGATCCCACCCTTGCGCTCAGGCGCGATATCGAACTCATCGAACATCTCGATCACATAGGTTTCGACGAAGCGTGGATCGGCGAGCATCATTCCGCGGGCTACGAAATCATCGCCTCGCCGGAACTGATGATTGCCGCGGCCGCCGAGCGCACCCAGCGCATCCGGCTTGGCACCGGCGTCATCTCGCTGCCGTATCATCATCCGCTGATGGTCGCCAATCGCGCGATCCAGCTCGATCACATGACGCGCGGCCGCGCGATGTTCGGCGTCGGACCCGGGCTGCTTCCATCCGACGCAGAAATGCTGGGTGTTCCGGTGCCCAAGCAGCGGGATCGCATGAGCGAGTCGCTCGACGTGATCCTGCGCCTCATCGCCGGAGAAGTCGTGACCGAGCAAACCGAGTGGTACACACTCAAAGAAGCGCGCTGCCAGGTTCTGCCGTACACACGTCCGCGCCCAGATTTTGCGGTCGCGAGCACCTTCACCCCGTCGGGCGGGAAGCTTGCGGGGCGCCACGGATTGGGAATGCTCTGCGTGGCCGCGTCACAGCAGGCCGGCTATGACGTGCTGGGCACCAACTGGCAGGTGGCCTGTGAGATCGCGCGGGAGAATGGGCGCGAGATGGATCGCTCGGTGCTCCGCCTGGTTGCGCCGATGCATCTGGCGGAAAGCCGCGAGCAGGCAATGCGCGACATCAAGTTCGGCCTCCATAAGTGGGTCCACTACTTCGCCAGCATTAATCCCACGGCAAGCGGTGATGACCTCGGCGCCAAAGACCCTGCGGAGGCGATGGTTGAATCAGGACGCGCGGTTATCGGTACTCCTGACGATGCGTGTGCGATGATCGAGGGGCTGGAGAAGCAATCCGGCGGCTTCGGATGCATCCTGCTGCTCGCCCACAACTGGGCGAATTTCGACGCAACCAAGCGATCCTACGAATTGTTCGCGCGCCACGTTTTGCCACGCTTCAATGAATCGAACATCGCGCGCGCCGCCTCGTTGCAGTGGTTCACCGACCACAACCAGGAGCTCATCGGAAAGGCGATTTCGGCGGCAACCGAGACCGTGCAAAAGCACTTTGCAGAACAGGCCGCCAAGCAGCAGCTGAAACATTGA
- a CDS encoding NAD(P)-binding protein encodes MTAKHAVVIGGGIGGMCAARVLSQHFERVTLLERDALPKDAAHRKGVPQSRHPHVMLDRGRRELEALFPGWDDALRERGALNLDAGVDLAALQPDRWSTRRRTGHVMLCASRLLIESVIRDRIRFDPRVTIVERVEAIDLLPAAGDPHRIAGVSAREVGAQLTSHIDADLVVNCSGRSSRAHQWVQRLGFPAIEREEIDADAGYSTCWYQAPPASQRPAHWWWKGIFLNPSSQPKRPEDYYFALLLPIENDRFLLTLASWGGRQLPADHESFAALCARLRSPIVADALAISKPIYQIFHRRGMQNIWNHYEHWDGPAGFICVADAVCAFNPVYGQGMTSAAVCAQILRQLLGEMDSANAAFPATFFKRQAEFVRQPWALSVARDRQALALKEGKAEADEGFGSPAWERIFREGADHPTIAEPLFDVLNLNRPPESLMTDGAFLAAVNELLQRPPLPAADPDAIPAYPADPIAN; translated from the coding sequence TTGACTGCAAAGCATGCCGTCGTGATAGGCGGCGGTATTGGAGGGATGTGCGCGGCACGCGTTCTGTCCCAACACTTCGAGCGCGTGACGCTGCTCGAGCGCGATGCGTTGCCCAAAGACGCGGCCCATCGCAAGGGTGTCCCACAGAGCCGCCATCCGCACGTGATGCTCGATCGCGGGCGGCGCGAGTTGGAGGCATTGTTCCCCGGATGGGACGATGCTCTTCGCGAGCGCGGCGCGCTCAACCTCGATGCCGGGGTAGACCTTGCCGCTTTGCAGCCCGATCGTTGGTCGACGCGCCGGCGCACGGGGCACGTGATGCTGTGTGCGAGTCGACTGCTGATCGAGAGCGTGATTCGGGATCGAATCCGGTTCGATCCGCGCGTAACAATTGTGGAGCGAGTTGAGGCAATCGACTTGCTTCCCGCTGCGGGAGATCCCCACCGGATTGCGGGAGTTTCAGCGCGCGAAGTCGGCGCGCAACTGACCAGTCATATCGATGCCGACCTGGTAGTTAATTGCAGCGGGCGCAGCTCGCGCGCTCACCAATGGGTCCAGCGGCTCGGGTTTCCCGCCATTGAGCGGGAGGAGATTGATGCCGACGCCGGATACAGCACCTGCTGGTACCAGGCGCCGCCTGCAAGTCAACGGCCGGCGCACTGGTGGTGGAAGGGAATATTTCTCAACCCCTCCTCCCAACCCAAGCGGCCGGAGGATTACTATTTCGCCCTGCTACTGCCGATCGAGAACGACCGCTTCCTGCTCACGCTGGCGTCGTGGGGTGGGCGCCAGCTCCCGGCGGACCACGAGTCGTTCGCAGCGCTTTGCGCCAGGCTGCGATCTCCAATCGTGGCGGATGCGCTGGCGATCTCGAAGCCTATCTACCAGATTTTCCACCGCCGCGGGATGCAGAACATCTGGAATCACTACGAACACTGGGATGGACCGGCGGGCTTCATCTGCGTGGCCGACGCCGTATGCGCGTTCAATCCGGTCTATGGACAGGGCATGACCAGCGCCGCGGTCTGCGCGCAGATCCTGCGCCAGCTTCTCGGCGAGATGGATTCGGCCAATGCCGCATTTCCCGCCACCTTCTTTAAGCGGCAAGCCGAGTTCGTGAGGCAACCGTGGGCGCTCTCGGTGGCGCGCGACCGGCAGGCACTCGCCCTCAAGGAGGGCAAGGCGGAGGCCGACGAAGGATTCGGTAGTCCGGCCTGGGAACGAATTTTTCGCGAAGGCGCAGACCATCCGACGATTGCCGAGCCGCTGTTCGATGTTCTTAACCTCAATCGCCCACCCGAGTCGCTAATGACGGACGGGGCATTTCTGGCCGCGGTAAATGAGCTGTTGCAGCGACCGCCGCTCCCGGCGGCCGATCCCGACGCAATTCCGGCCTATCCGGCCGATCCCATTGCCAACTAG
- a CDS encoding GFA family protein — protein MSESSVEGGCLCGSIRYRVRGTPLSSGVCHCRSCRRAAGAPMLPYVTFPITHFSLLKGQPAEFHSSAPVTRSFCARCGTSLSYRHADYADRIDVMSCSLDDPDKFPPTLHIWTSHKPGWVRIVDGLPAYATIKEAES, from the coding sequence ATGAGCGAGTCCAGTGTCGAAGGCGGATGTTTGTGCGGATCGATAAGGTACCGGGTCCGTGGCACACCGCTTTCAAGCGGCGTCTGTCATTGCCGGTCATGCCGGAGAGCAGCGGGAGCGCCCATGTTGCCCTATGTCACCTTTCCGATCACCCATTTTAGCTTGCTCAAAGGACAGCCCGCAGAGTTTCACTCATCGGCTCCCGTGACACGCAGTTTCTGCGCTCGCTGTGGAACCTCGTTGAGCTACCGGCACGCGGACTATGCTGACCGAATCGACGTGATGAGTTGCAGCCTGGACGATCCGGACAAGTTTCCTCCGACTCTTCACATCTGGACGAGTCACAAACCCGGCTGGGTCCGAATCGTCGACGGTCTGCCTGCTTACGCGACTATCAAAGAAGCGGAAAGCTGA
- a CDS encoding amidohydrolase family protein gives MPSKELVVDADGHILEPPDLWEKYLEAEYQPRAIKLVKNDKGLECLQYDGKLSQMAQPGFLAALGGMGRAQDELRPAAERTYVGCAPFGSMDARERVALLDKENLAKAVLYPTLGILWEAEVEDVELSQAYCRAYNRWIADFCRPYRDRLIPIAHLSLGNPKAAAEEFRRAVKDGCRGAFVAPFTITHKPHGHPDHDPVFAAAEELDVPLALHPTFEPRGLNRARFHGMERMPLIGVMASQILQQPLSTFFQFGVFDKFPKLRLVILESGSSWLGFWMDRMDEGYATWMGRTIPLKRKPSEYVRSQVWISGDPDEQATAYVVDYVGRDRFFWASDFPHPDHGGKYLDALERMVGPMSPEARRGVMGENVMRCYNL, from the coding sequence ATGCCATCAAAAGAACTTGTCGTTGATGCGGACGGTCATATCCTCGAACCGCCCGATCTCTGGGAAAAGTATCTGGAGGCCGAGTACCAGCCGCGCGCCATCAAGCTCGTCAAGAACGACAAAGGACTGGAATGTCTCCAATACGACGGCAAGCTCTCGCAGATGGCTCAGCCTGGATTCCTTGCGGCGCTTGGCGGGATGGGCCGCGCGCAGGACGAGCTGCGGCCGGCCGCCGAGCGCACCTACGTCGGATGCGCCCCGTTCGGCTCGATGGACGCAAGAGAACGGGTCGCGCTGCTCGACAAGGAGAACCTCGCCAAGGCGGTGCTCTATCCGACCCTTGGCATTTTATGGGAAGCCGAAGTTGAAGACGTCGAGCTCTCCCAGGCTTATTGCCGCGCCTACAACCGATGGATCGCGGATTTCTGCAGGCCCTACCGCGACCGTCTGATACCGATTGCACACCTTTCACTGGGCAACCCCAAGGCGGCGGCCGAGGAATTCAGGCGCGCGGTCAAGGATGGCTGCCGCGGCGCGTTCGTCGCACCGTTCACCATTACGCACAAGCCGCACGGCCATCCGGATCACGACCCAGTGTTCGCCGCCGCCGAGGAGCTCGACGTTCCGCTCGCGCTTCATCCGACTTTCGAGCCGCGCGGATTGAATCGAGCGCGATTCCACGGCATGGAACGAATGCCCCTGATCGGCGTGATGGCATCGCAGATTCTGCAGCAGCCGCTTTCGACCTTCTTTCAATTCGGCGTGTTCGACAAATTTCCCAAGCTGCGCCTCGTGATCCTGGAATCGGGTTCTTCGTGGCTCGGGTTCTGGATGGATCGCATGGATGAAGGCTACGCAACCTGGATGGGCCGAACGATTCCGCTCAAGAGGAAGCCCAGCGAGTATGTGCGCTCGCAGGTGTGGATTTCGGGCGATCCCGACGAGCAGGCGACCGCGTACGTGGTCGACTACGTCGGACGGGACCGTTTTTTCTGGGCCAGTGACTTTCCTCATCCCGACCATGGGGGCAAGTATCTCGACGCACTGGAACGAATGGTCGGGCCGATGTCACCGGAAGCGCGCCGCGGCGTGATGGGCGAGAACGTGATGCGCTGCTACAACCTCTAG
- a CDS encoding amidohydrolase family protein, translated as MSQADLAIRNAQIVDGTGTAAFEGDVAVSDGKIVAVGAFSGTAAREIDVRRHTLSPGFIDVHTHYDPQLCWDRLATPSLEHGVTTVVVGNCSLSLAPVREGGSRKLIRMFGKIEDIKEPTFDAGVPFKWESFGEYLDFIRPGLGINVGALVGHSALRYYVMGANSQERVATDAEIAAMCELMEGAMAAGAIGLSTSYVDIDENLRPVPSRLADMREKTALCKAMAKSGRGTLQTVPYFIDPEQQLKNIEELGELSLASGVFCTIAPIVYSPAAPDNYKRNLAKLDEQRARGAKVFGQSMPRSFNINIRLSETSFLLYGLPSWYALMQLELPERIAGFADRGARAKLVKDAEQRILPLLNGSVVGEVYHPANREYQGRRLREIAQALGKPIPEVMLDIAVADDLRTEFQINNIIHGDPEVVAQILDHPSIHIGASDAGAHVSQFCGAGDTSDLLARFVRQFGKLSMERAVHRLTAEPADAWGIKNRGRIKLGAAADLTVFDPKTIARGEEVFVSDFPGGGNRYIRHAQGIEQVIVNGKVVVDGGKYTDARAGQII; from the coding sequence ATGAGTCAGGCAGACCTAGCAATTCGTAACGCACAAATCGTGGATGGTACCGGAACAGCTGCCTTCGAAGGCGACGTCGCGGTCAGCGATGGAAAGATCGTCGCGGTCGGTGCATTTAGCGGCACGGCCGCTCGCGAGATCGACGTGCGCAGGCACACTCTGAGCCCCGGCTTCATCGACGTACACACCCACTACGATCCCCAACTCTGCTGGGATCGCCTCGCAACTCCCAGTCTCGAGCACGGCGTGACCACGGTGGTGGTAGGCAATTGCTCGCTCAGCCTCGCACCGGTGCGCGAGGGCGGGAGCCGCAAGCTCATCAGGATGTTCGGCAAGATCGAGGACATCAAGGAACCGACCTTCGACGCAGGGGTCCCGTTCAAGTGGGAAAGCTTCGGCGAGTACCTCGATTTTATCCGGCCCGGCTTGGGCATCAACGTCGGCGCGCTCGTGGGTCATTCCGCGCTGCGCTACTACGTGATGGGTGCAAACAGCCAGGAACGGGTCGCGACCGATGCGGAAATCGCAGCGATGTGCGAACTGATGGAAGGCGCGATGGCTGCGGGCGCGATCGGCCTTTCCACATCGTACGTGGACATCGACGAGAACCTGCGCCCGGTGCCGAGCCGGCTGGCTGACATGCGGGAGAAAACCGCGCTGTGTAAGGCGATGGCCAAGAGCGGGCGCGGCACGCTGCAAACGGTCCCTTATTTCATCGACCCGGAGCAGCAACTCAAGAACATCGAGGAGCTGGGCGAACTGAGTCTTGCCAGCGGCGTGTTTTGCACTATAGCTCCGATCGTATACAGCCCGGCCGCCCCCGATAACTACAAGCGCAACCTTGCGAAGCTCGATGAGCAGCGCGCGCGTGGCGCCAAGGTGTTTGGGCAATCCATGCCGCGAAGCTTCAATATCAATATCCGGCTTTCAGAGACGTCGTTCCTGCTCTATGGATTACCCTCGTGGTACGCGCTCATGCAGCTTGAGTTGCCCGAGCGTATAGCGGGCTTCGCCGATCGCGGTGCGCGCGCCAAGCTGGTCAAGGACGCGGAGCAGCGGATACTTCCGTTGCTCAACGGCTCGGTGGTGGGCGAGGTCTACCATCCCGCCAACCGGGAATACCAGGGACGCCGGCTTCGGGAAATTGCCCAGGCGCTCGGCAAGCCGATTCCCGAGGTGATGCTGGACATTGCGGTCGCGGATGACCTGCGCACCGAGTTCCAAATCAACAACATCATCCATGGCGATCCTGAAGTAGTAGCGCAGATTCTCGACCATCCCTCGATTCACATCGGCGCATCCGACGCCGGCGCACACGTTTCGCAGTTCTGTGGCGCCGGCGACACCAGCGACCTCCTGGCGCGCTTTGTGCGCCAGTTCGGCAAGCTGAGCATGGAGCGGGCGGTGCATCGTCTCACGGCGGAACCCGCCGACGCGTGGGGGATCAAGAATCGCGGACGGATCAAGCTCGGCGCCGCGGCGGACCTCACGGTGTTCGATCCCAAGACGATCGCGCGCGGCGAGGAAGTTTTTGTGAGCGACTTCCCCGGCGGCGGCAATCGCTACATCCGCCACGCTCAGGGAATTGAGCAAGTGATCGTCAACGGCAAGGTGGTCGTCGATGGAGGCAAGTACACCGACGCCCGCGCCGGCCAGATTATTTGA
- a CDS encoding alpha/beta hydrolase produces MSNLNWPAPRTIALPEHVNRPAISLAVYEAGSGPAVVFCHGFPELAYSWRHQLPAVAAAGFRAIAPDQRGYGGSSAPAAVTDYGISELTGDLVGLLDALRIHRAIFVGHDWGGFIAWAMPVMYPERTAGVIGVCTPYIAFPPLAQMRALVGGKDERIYILWFQEPGRAEAVMDPKARLIFDRLMRAPIDPLVATSQMMASGELDMNPFRRIEELAANAPSIVTSAELDTYVQTYERTGFRGGINWYRNIERNAREHPEIGVNKLSLPCLMITAGWDIALRPQMAAGMPALCSDLEMHNIEKAGHWVQQERPAEVNDKIIDWLKRRFGN; encoded by the coding sequence ATGTCCAACCTGAACTGGCCAGCCCCGCGCACGATCGCATTACCCGAGCACGTCAATCGGCCTGCGATAAGCCTGGCGGTGTACGAGGCCGGTTCTGGACCGGCCGTGGTTTTCTGCCATGGCTTTCCGGAACTCGCTTATTCGTGGCGTCATCAACTTCCCGCGGTTGCCGCAGCGGGGTTTCGCGCTATCGCGCCGGACCAGCGGGGCTACGGCGGCTCCAGCGCGCCGGCGGCGGTTACCGACTACGGTATCAGCGAGCTGACCGGGGACCTCGTGGGGTTACTTGACGCGTTGAGGATCCACCGAGCGATCTTTGTGGGTCATGACTGGGGCGGCTTCATCGCCTGGGCAATGCCGGTCATGTATCCCGAGCGTACCGCCGGAGTGATTGGAGTGTGCACCCCTTACATCGCCTTTCCACCGCTTGCGCAGATGCGCGCGCTGGTCGGCGGCAAAGACGAGAGGATTTATATCCTGTGGTTCCAAGAACCGGGCCGCGCCGAAGCCGTGATGGATCCGAAGGCGCGTCTGATCTTCGACCGGCTGATGCGCGCGCCGATCGATCCGCTGGTAGCGACCAGCCAGATGATGGCCAGCGGTGAATTGGACATGAATCCGTTCCGGCGCATCGAGGAGCTTGCGGCAAATGCGCCGTCGATCGTCACGTCCGCGGAGCTCGACACTTACGTGCAGACCTACGAGCGGACCGGCTTTCGCGGCGGAATAAATTGGTACCGCAACATCGAGCGCAACGCGCGCGAGCACCCGGAGATCGGCGTAAACAAATTGAGCCTGCCATGCCTGATGATAACCGCAGGTTGGGATATCGCACTACGGCCCCAGATGGCAGCGGGAATGCCCGCCCTGTGCTCGGACCTGGAGATGCACAACATCGAGAAGGCGGGACATTGGGTGCAGCAGGAGCGTCCCGCCGAGGTAAACGACAAAATCATCGATTGGCTGAAACGCCGATTCGGCAATTAG
- a CDS encoding LLM class flavin-dependent oxidoreductase codes for MEFALQYEIQRSRPHYEGFMYDIYHQATEQVKLADRLGYHSVWTVEHHFLSEWSYSSAPEVWYGALSQVTSRIRLGHGVCLLPIPFNHPARVAERIAVLDIMSNGRVEFGSGRSITEAELDGFQVHPEDSRPMWEEAIAAIPKMWTQPTFSWDGKFFKMPEREIIPKPIQKPHPPMWVAATQPTTWEVAGHKGIGALGFGISEPGVLDKLVTTYRNALKNCEPVGSFINARTAAATVCVCAPTREEAMRYGKDAIDFTTRKGAELFTPFAKREVRGYEYYKKMAEAAVALGDYRLSTEDLNKRIDAGAVMVGDPEDCLKVAKMYESAGVDLLLMLVQVGAIPHDKVLQTIDLIGKHVMPKLNPHVTVVEAESAAAAR; via the coding sequence ATGGAATTCGCCCTACAGTACGAGATCCAGAGAAGCCGGCCCCACTACGAGGGCTTCATGTACGACATCTACCATCAGGCGACCGAGCAGGTGAAACTGGCCGACCGCCTCGGCTACCACTCGGTGTGGACGGTCGAGCATCACTTTCTGAGCGAATGGTCGTACTCGTCGGCGCCCGAAGTTTGGTACGGCGCGCTCAGCCAGGTGACGTCGCGCATTCGGCTTGGCCACGGCGTCTGCCTGCTGCCGATCCCCTTCAATCATCCGGCCCGCGTGGCGGAGCGAATCGCGGTCCTCGATATCATGTCCAATGGCCGGGTCGAGTTCGGCAGCGGGCGGTCCATCACCGAGGCCGAGCTCGATGGCTTCCAGGTGCACCCGGAGGATTCGCGCCCAATGTGGGAGGAAGCCATCGCGGCGATTCCCAAAATGTGGACGCAGCCGACCTTCTCCTGGGACGGCAAGTTTTTCAAAATGCCGGAGCGGGAAATCATCCCCAAACCGATACAGAAGCCGCATCCGCCGATGTGGGTTGCGGCGACTCAACCCACCACCTGGGAAGTGGCCGGGCATAAGGGAATCGGGGCGCTGGGATTTGGCATTTCCGAGCCCGGAGTACTCGACAAGTTGGTCACCACCTACCGCAACGCGCTCAAGAACTGCGAGCCGGTGGGCTCTTTCATCAACGCGCGTACAGCGGCTGCCACCGTTTGCGTGTGCGCTCCCACCCGCGAAGAGGCGATGCGCTACGGCAAGGACGCGATCGATTTCACGACCCGCAAAGGTGCCGAGCTGTTCACGCCGTTCGCCAAGCGCGAGGTCAGAGGCTACGAGTATTACAAGAAGATGGCGGAAGCCGCGGTCGCGCTCGGCGACTATCGGCTGTCCACCGAAGATCTCAACAAGCGCATCGATGCGGGTGCGGTCATGGTCGGAGATCCCGAGGACTGCCTCAAGGTCGCGAAAATGTATGAATCTGCCGGCGTCGACTTACTTCTCATGCTGGTGCAGGTCGGTGCGATACCGCATGACAAGGTGCTGCAGACGATCGATCTCATCGGCAAGCACGTCATGCCGAAGTTGAATCCGCACGTAACGGTGGTGGAAGCGGAAAGCGCCGCGGCGGCCCGATGA
- a CDS encoding helix-turn-helix domain-containing protein yields MAIRGASLDTATGRTRSKLPRPAKAGSAANERHHAALEATTRERILASATRLFAEKGFGGASMPAIAKASGITAGAIYKHFEGKGELLHEVVTRSFLSSPLFAHNSERGNDATALARLAAAYTEPALKLVRQLSIEVHSAAARDAKVRQLLTKSDQLAIGQISAGIASAQKAGELDPTLDPDHVARVFCILIMGLIHMDTLLPDLVGDGSWREFIRERAALLIGVC; encoded by the coding sequence ATGGCCATTCGAGGAGCTTCCCTGGATACCGCAACGGGGCGCACGCGATCAAAGTTGCCAAGGCCGGCCAAGGCCGGTTCGGCGGCAAATGAGCGACATCACGCCGCCCTTGAGGCCACCACCCGCGAGCGCATCCTCGCCTCCGCTACCCGGCTCTTCGCGGAGAAAGGCTTCGGCGGCGCATCGATGCCTGCGATCGCCAAGGCTAGCGGGATTACCGCGGGCGCGATCTACAAGCACTTCGAGGGGAAGGGCGAACTGCTGCACGAGGTGGTGACGCGCTCGTTTCTGTCAAGCCCGCTGTTCGCGCACAACTCCGAGCGGGGCAACGACGCGACCGCGCTGGCACGTCTGGCCGCGGCGTACACCGAACCCGCGTTGAAGCTCGTGCGACAACTGTCAATTGAAGTGCATTCGGCTGCCGCCCGAGATGCCAAGGTCAGGCAATTGCTGACCAAGTCGGATCAGCTTGCCATCGGGCAAATCAGCGCCGGCATTGCAAGCGCGCAGAAGGCCGGTGAACTAGATCCCACCTTGGACCCCGATCATGTCGCCCGCGTGTTCTGCATCTTGATCATGGGGCTCATCCACATGGACACTCTGCTCCCGGATCTGGTCGGAGATGGTTCCTGGCGCGAGTTCATCCGCGAACGGGCCGCTTTGCTGATCGGCGTTTGCTGA
- a CDS encoding amidohydrolase family protein: MPEDQLIIDADGHILESAQLWDQYLEDKYRPRAIRVKLDDQGLEYLEYDGRPAQMLRHGILHTLGAMGRPAQQLTPSPERTYVNSAPFGSMNAKERLQLLDTDGIDKAILYPTIGLLWEAEVEDPEITNAYCRAYNRWIADFCRDSGGRLIPIAHLSLSDIPAAVSELERAVNDGCRGAFVAPFNHARRAHGHPDHDPLFAKFQELDVPFAIHPTFEPQSLASRRFTDLRTSIWYQQIMACHAAQTAFTTLFSFGVFDKFPKLKAVVLESGAGWIGYWVDRMDALYEVPINRAPLKNPPSHYIRTQCWLSADPDERAIAGLIRFVGEDRFFWASDFPHADHGGQYMRELKELLAEMPAAAATKLAGQTVAALYRI; the protein is encoded by the coding sequence ATGCCGGAAGACCAACTGATAATCGACGCGGACGGGCACATCCTGGAGTCCGCGCAACTCTGGGACCAGTATCTCGAGGACAAATATCGACCGCGCGCGATCCGGGTGAAGCTCGACGACCAGGGACTTGAGTATCTCGAATATGACGGCCGCCCCGCGCAGATGCTGCGCCACGGCATCCTGCACACCCTCGGTGCGATGGGCCGCCCCGCGCAGCAGCTCACACCATCGCCGGAGCGCACCTACGTGAACTCGGCACCGTTTGGATCGATGAATGCCAAGGAGAGGTTGCAGCTCCTCGACACGGATGGCATCGACAAGGCGATTCTGTACCCGACGATCGGGTTGTTGTGGGAGGCGGAGGTTGAAGATCCCGAGATTACCAACGCATATTGTCGCGCCTACAACCGCTGGATCGCCGACTTCTGCCGCGATTCCGGCGGGCGGCTGATTCCAATCGCGCATCTGTCGCTGTCGGACATTCCGGCCGCGGTCAGCGAGCTGGAGCGTGCCGTGAACGACGGGTGCCGCGGCGCATTCGTGGCTCCCTTCAATCATGCGCGCCGCGCGCATGGTCATCCCGACCATGATCCGCTGTTCGCAAAGTTCCAGGAACTCGATGTTCCCTTCGCGATTCATCCGACTTTTGAGCCGCAAAGCCTCGCGTCACGGCGCTTCACCGACCTGCGCACTTCGATCTGGTATCAGCAGATCATGGCTTGCCACGCGGCGCAGACCGCATTCACCACCCTGTTTTCATTCGGGGTGTTCGACAAATTTCCCAAACTCAAGGCGGTGGTTCTGGAATCGGGCGCGGGATGGATTGGCTACTGGGTTGATCGGATGGATGCCCTTTACGAAGTGCCGATCAATCGCGCGCCGCTGAAGAATCCACCCAGTCACTACATCCGCACCCAATGCTGGCTTAGTGCCGACCCCGACGAGCGCGCGATTGCCGGCTTGATCAGGTTCGTCGGCGAAGATCGATTTTTCTGGGCGAGCGATTTTCCGCACGCGGACCACGGTGGCCAATACATGAGGGAGCTGAAGGAGCTGCTAGCCGAAATGCCGGCGGCCGCCGCGACAAAGCTGGCGGGGCAGACTGTGGCAGCTCTATACCGGATCTGA